The segment TGCGCGCCGGACAGTCAGACCAAAGCCACTTAATCCCTCTTTTCTTAAAGGGAATTAGGGAGCAGGATGCCATAAGTCACGGCGCGCAAAGCTGCGTGACATCTTCAGTTTAACATAGAATGTCAGACAGGTTGGCCAGAAATTCCATAGACGGCGGACGAGTGATTTATCTCGTAGATACTGGAAAAATCACTTCGCTAAAATTCCCAACATTCTGGTTTGAAGCGACACCGCAAGGAAAATTTATGTTGAGTGTCGCTTTCGGACAAGCGAAGTATTACACCGACAATTTGAGAGAAAACATTTTGCGAGGAATTAGGCAAAAAATCAGGCGTGGCGAACTTTCGGCAAAAGCCCCGCTCGGATATTTCAACGAGCCACGACTTCGCACCATTGAACCTGACAGAAAAACTTTTAACAAAGTGAAGGAAGTTTTGCGGACTTTTGCCACCGGAAACTACACGCTAACAGCAATTTAAAGCAAAATGTTTTCTCTT is part of the Candidatus Paceibacterota bacterium genome and harbors:
- a CDS encoding recombinase family protein, whose protein sequence is MSDRLARNSIDGGRVIYLVDTGKITSLKFPTFWFEATPQGKFMLSVAFGQAKYYTDNLRENILRGIRQKIRRGELSAKAPLGYFNEPRLRTIEPDRKTFNKVKEVLRTFATGNYTLTAI